A window of Sphingobacterium kitahiroshimense genomic DNA:
AGAAATTACAAGAACGATGAAGCCAAGTTGCAAAGTATTGTATTGGGTGGTACTGCCCAACTCAAATCACAAAAAGCATTTGAATTGTGTAGTGATTTTGCCTTAGATGGTGCGGAAATCCTAAACCTTAATTAAATAACAACAGGCTACCGCCTTAATCGGTGGTAGCCTTATAAAACAACGGATATGAAAGCAAAAACAATAGAGGAAGCAAAAAGTATGGCTAAAGACAAGAGCCTTGAAACACAATACAAAGACGAAGCTATTTACATCATCTATTGCAGTAGAACCGAGTATTTCTATGTAGATACCAATAGCCTAATACGACTTTGGGAACAGCTATTTGGCTATTATGAAAATGGAGTTTATACCGCTGAAAAACCACACTCATAAAGCTATGCAAGTAACAGATTTGAACGGTTGCCCCATTGAGATAACGAACCTTAAAGAAGCCATTAAAATGGCAAGGCAATATAAAGAGTACCGACACGAGGACAAAAGTTTTTCAGAGTTCGACAAAAAGCTAAAAGCCTATTGGACGGATATGTTTGAGAAACTGACAACAATCAAAAAACGATTAGACGAAACTTTAAAATTTTAGAACAATGAACACAAATTTTTTCAATCAGATACAGCAGTTGGACTTTACAGGAGTTTTACAACTGAACATTTCAAAAGGAATAGAAAGCAACTTAATCGTAACAGTATTGCTCAACAACGAACAATGCGGAGATAGTGCCAAAAACGGTATTCCCCCATTGACATTTAACGCCACGCCCCAAGAGTTTGACGAGGGTTTTTTTGAGCAGATAACCACACCTATACAAAAGGTATCGGGCTTAATGGTGGATATGGAGAAATTCTTAAAGCAATTGGAAGAAGTTAAAAAGCAATCGGCAATCGAGAAAGAAAAAGCCGAAAAGGAGAAAAAGGAAAAAGAAGCCAAAGACAAGAAGTTTAAAGATGCTATGGCAAAGGCTGACGAGTTGGAGAAAGAGGGCAAGTTCCGTGATGCGTGGATGAAAGTACCCGATATAACGGAGTTCCCCGAAAAAGCGGACGAGATACGCAAGCGTAAAACATCATTGTCCGACAAGTTTGCCACACCAAGCCTTTTCGGGGCAATGGAAGAAGCAAAACCCGAACCGCAAAAAGAGGAAGAAGTTACTGCCGATTATCCTATTGATGAAGCGGACGAAGAAGAACAGTATTAACACTTAAAAACGACCATTATGTTATTAGCAACCCAATTAGAGCGAGTATTTATCCTCAATGATAAAGGACAGGACATCAGACTGACCGACCCAGAACCACGTTGGAGCGTGGAAGCCGTAATGAATTTTTACGCCAATATGTACCCGATTTTGACAACAGCAAAAGCATCCGCACCGCAAATCAAAGATGATGCGGTAGAGTACAAATTTGAAAGCGTAATGGGTACGAAAGGTTAAACAAAAATTATAAAACGATGAATTATGCAACGCAATATCATATCGGGAACAATCAGCATACCCGAACAGAAACGACAACAGCAGTTACACCGACAGTTGGGCGAGTTCGCAAATTGGCTACAAAGACCAAAGGACGCAAACCAAGTGCAGAAAGACAAACAGAAATCCGTACCAATAGCAATGCTACCAATGGTATTCTAAAGTGTACGTTTCTGCCTAAACTGAAAATAGCACAATCCGTACAGGCTTGTCAGAAAACGGAGAGGGATTTTTACAAGTCCCTTTCCCGACTTGCTGAACATTACAGCATTGAGCCAATGCAGACCAAAGATTTTGATTTTCCATACAATATAACATTGTCTATGTGGGATATGGAAACCAAAGTAAAACGTACCAACATAAATTGGGATAGTTTCAAATTGGTACAGGATAGTAAGAAAACCTTTTTTGTGAGCGAGGAAAGGTATAATGTAGGTACAACCTTGTATTATATTCCTATTGCACCACTCTTTAAAATGCTCAAAGACCCGAAACGTAAAAAGACCGCACAGGTACTTTTATCGGTATGCAGTTATCTGTACCATATTGCCGATGTACCGTATTACAGGCAGGAAGACAGCTATTTGTATTGGTTGTATGAAACGCATAAAGATTGGGTAGAACAGGATGATGAAACAGACGAAACCGAAACGTATAAAAGTGAGTTGAGAAATGCCGAATATATTGGCGACAATATAGAACAAAAGCTATTTAACCGTATCAATCTAAAGGTATTTGAACAGCGTTTGAGCCGATTTAAAAGCCTTGATACATTCGACAGGGAATGTTGGCAGATAGCTTGTAATGCTTTTGTCCTTTATACGGAATATCCGAACGCAACCATTTTCAGAAATGCACCATTGCCCGAAGAAGACCCCTATAATGATGATTACGAAAATGAAGCAATCGGAATGGAAAAGTATATCTCTTTTATTTCCGATACCAAAGGTTGGTTATATGAAAGCCTTAAAGAAAGCATCAACAACGAGTTTAACGAGTGCGGAGTATTGGAAGAACCGACCATTTGCAAAGCCTTTGACGGAAGCAAAATAAAGACAAACAACCTTGATTTTGAAAACCGCCTGTTTACCTTATTGGACGACCTATGCACTCTATTGTATGACTATAAAACAACAGAAAAATGAACACCATAAACAACATAACCAAAGATTTCGGCACATTGTACTATCCAAAATCCGCTTTGGTTTTCTAT
This region includes:
- a CDS encoding PRTRC system protein C; translated protein: MLLATQLERVFILNDKGQDIRLTDPEPRWSVEAVMNFYANMYPILTTAKASAPQIKDDAVEYKFESVMGTKG
- a CDS encoding PRTRC system protein E gives rise to the protein MNTNFFNQIQQLDFTGVLQLNISKGIESNLIVTVLLNNEQCGDSAKNGIPPLTFNATPQEFDEGFFEQITTPIQKVSGLMVDMEKFLKQLEEVKKQSAIEKEKAEKEKKEKEAKDKKFKDAMAKADELEKEGKFRDAWMKVPDITEFPEKADEIRKRKTSLSDKFATPSLFGAMEEAKPEPQKEEEVTADYPIDEADEEEQY